One Spirochaetota bacterium genomic window, TTGGCGATTTTATCCTCGATGGTCGCGGCCCGCATGGCGCTCTGGACGTAAAAATTGAAGCCCTCGGAGGAATATGCGGAGGAACACCAGCTTAACAGGATTATGAGCAGCGCTGCTTGAAATCGCCCTGGAGAAATAGTGTCGTTGTTGGTCTTCATTTTATTCGCATGGTGATGGCATCGGCTAAAAAATATAATACAGGATGCACTGGACAGCAACCAGTATCGTCGCCCAGATCCGAAGGTCTCTCCAGCGCGCGCGGTCGGGAGCCCCGTGAAATACGAACTCGAGGGGCATGATCCAGGCAATGACCAGGATACTCAAGAAAAAAATGCCCGCACCGATTTTTGCAGTCCAGAGGGGAAGTCCGTGTATCCAGTCGGGCATCTCAGGCCTCCTTCTCCGCGGTGGAATAGGTGAGATTCCGGAGCTCCTCGTCGCCTTTGGGAACGGTATACCTGCTGATCGTGACGAGCACGATGATGGAGAACAGGAAACTCCAGAAAGCCATATAGAGCATGTTCATGTCGAGATAAAAAAGCAGTGCCGCAAGAATGACCCCCAGGACCAGCGCCCAGAGCCCGGCGCGAGGGGTAATCTTTTTCGAGAGAATACCCATTAAAATCAGGGCGAATATCGGACCCTGGAAGAATGAGAGCAACTGCTGAACGAATACGTAAATGCCCCTGAACTCGCCGGTCAGCGGTGCGCAGAAAATTCCGGCGACAAGCGCGATCATGGTGATCCTGCGTCCCAGTCTGAGTTCCAGTGCGTCATCGTCCCGCTTCGAGAGAACGCCCATTATATCGCGCGTCACCATCACCGAGGTGGAATTGAGCGTGGAGGAAATCGAGGATTGAAGGGCCGCGATAAAAGAAACGAACAAGAGTCCCGATACGCCGGGAGGCAGAAGATTCTTTACGACCCACGGAAGGGCCTGATCGGCGTTGGCGAGCTTATCCTTGCAAAGGAGCAGGGCGAAAAAACCGGGAAGCACGATGAGAAGGGGGACGAGCGTTTTCGCGAACGCAGCCATCATCATGGAGGCCTTGCCGTCCCATTCCGACCTGGCCCCAAGGCATCTCTGCAATATAGCCTGGTTTGTACACCAGTATGCCGGGGAGAGCACCATCGCAAGTCCCAGAAGCACCCCCGGCCAGGGGAATTCCTCATGGGTGGAGGGCAGGAACGCCAGGGCATGTTCCGGGAATTTGGTCTGAATTTCGGACACGAATATATCGACGCCCCCGATCTCATGTATCCCGAGAATCGCGACGACAATGGCGCCGATAAACATGATGACCAGTTGGACCGCGTCGGTGTAGGTAACTGCCGCAAGCCCGCCGGAGACCGTGTAAAATCCCACCACGCCCGCGGTCAGGAGTATGCTGAACCAGATGGACCAGCCGATATACATTTCCAGCATGATCGCGGTCGACCATAAAAATACGCCCACGATGAGTACGGAAAATACGCTCAGGATCACCGCCGAGATCACCCTGACCGGATCGCTGTAGCGCCTGCCCAGGTACTCGGGGATGGAGAATACGCCCGCGCGCCAGTAGAACGGGATGAAGATGAACGCCGCGATGATCATCGCCGGGATGGCCCCGATCCATTCGAAGTTCGCCTGCGCGATGCCGATCTTGTACGCTCCTCCGGCCC contains:
- a CDS encoding sodium transporter; this encodes MLGEIFSFSQQSVHWFDIALIIAYLVGIALYGHIFSSRIHSSHDYFLAGKSLSWWVIGMSIIGTNIGSNDYVGGAGGAYKIGIAQANFEWIGAIPAMIIAAFIFIPFYWRAGVFSIPEYLGRRYSDPVRVISAVILSVFSVLIVGVFLWSTAIMLEMYIGWSIWFSILLTAGVVGFYTVSGGLAAVTYTDAVQLVIMFIGAIVVAILGIHEIGGVDIFVSEIQTKFPEHALAFLPSTHEEFPWPGVLLGLAMVLSPAYWCTNQAILQRCLGARSEWDGKASMMMAAFAKTLVPLLIVLPGFFALLLCKDKLANADQALPWVVKNLLPPGVSGLLFVSFIAALQSSISSTLNSTSVMVTRDIMGVLSKRDDDALELRLGRRITMIALVAGIFCAPLTGEFRGIYVFVQQLLSFFQGPIFALILMGILSKKITPRAGLWALVLGVILAALLFYLDMNMLYMAFWSFLFSIIVLVTISRYTVPKGDEELRNLTYSTAEKEA